Proteins from a genomic interval of Gordonia sp. SL306:
- the ftsY gene encoding signal recognition particle-docking protein FtsY, with protein sequence MNTAVIIGIVVAVIVLIALIVLGVMLSRRRRISLSEDSATQGPVDGTTRQVDKSGGYQAGSGFNFSQGGGGVGLAEPPEPVVRPGTERTEVDGQPGVGDDASVPRDSAQRGIRDVALPDADTDTGTQTLPDDTAETSVPDDVAAAPSSAPEAPAVEPAKPEPAPEAAAPEAPEAGAISEVPVAEPAAPEPAAPEAAAPEAAAPAAPELDEIAPTAGRLGRLRGRLSRSQGAIGKSMLGLLGAGDLDEESWEDIEDTLLMADLGTASTMAVVERLRTELATSNVRTADDARALLKRVLVEQLRPEFDRSVRALPHAGQPAVVLVVGVNGTGKTTTTGKLARVLVADGRRVLLGAADTFRAAAADQLQTWGERVGAEVVRGKEQADPASVAFDAVVKGIDHGADVVMIDTAGRLHTKTGLMDELGKVKRVVEKKAPVDEVLLVLDATVGQNGLTQARVFAEVVDITGVVLTKLDGTAKGGIVFHVQEELGVPVKLVGLGEGADDLAPFEPEAFVDALL encoded by the coding sequence GTGAACACCGCAGTCATCATCGGCATCGTTGTCGCCGTCATCGTGCTCATCGCGCTGATCGTTCTCGGCGTGATGTTGTCGCGGCGACGGCGGATCTCGCTGTCCGAGGATTCGGCGACACAGGGTCCGGTCGACGGTACGACCAGGCAGGTCGACAAGTCGGGCGGGTATCAAGCGGGCTCGGGATTCAACTTCAGTCAGGGCGGCGGCGGGGTCGGTCTCGCCGAACCCCCGGAACCCGTGGTGCGTCCCGGTACGGAGCGCACCGAGGTCGACGGCCAGCCCGGTGTCGGTGACGACGCGTCGGTGCCCCGCGACTCCGCGCAGCGAGGCATCCGGGACGTCGCGCTGCCCGACGCCGATACGGACACCGGCACGCAGACCCTGCCCGACGACACCGCCGAGACATCGGTACCGGACGACGTCGCCGCGGCCCCGAGCTCAGCGCCCGAGGCGCCCGCGGTCGAGCCCGCAAAACCTGAACCGGCACCTGAGGCAGCGGCGCCGGAGGCACCTGAGGCAGGGGCGATATCCGAGGTGCCGGTCGCGGAACCGGCAGCACCCGAACCCGCAGCACCCGAGGCCGCAGCACCCGAGGCTGCCGCGCCCGCCGCACCCGAACTCGACGAGATCGCCCCGACGGCGGGCCGGCTCGGCCGTCTGCGTGGGCGGTTGTCACGGTCCCAGGGCGCGATCGGCAAGAGCATGCTCGGCCTGCTCGGGGCCGGCGATCTGGACGAGGAGAGCTGGGAGGACATCGAGGACACGCTCTTGATGGCCGATCTCGGCACGGCCTCCACGATGGCGGTCGTCGAGCGTCTGCGGACCGAACTCGCCACGTCGAACGTGCGTACCGCCGACGACGCACGCGCGCTGCTGAAGCGGGTGCTGGTCGAGCAGTTGCGTCCGGAGTTCGACCGCTCGGTCCGTGCGCTGCCGCATGCCGGGCAGCCCGCCGTGGTCCTGGTGGTCGGGGTCAACGGAACCGGGAAGACGACGACCACCGGAAAACTGGCGCGGGTACTGGTGGCCGACGGCAGGCGCGTGCTGTTGGGCGCCGCAGACACCTTCCGCGCGGCGGCCGCCGACCAGCTGCAGACCTGGGGCGAACGAGTCGGCGCGGAGGTGGTCCGGGGCAAGGAACAGGCGGATCCGGCGTCGGTGGCCTTCGACGCCGTCGTCAAGGGCATCGATCACGGTGCCGACGTGGTGATGATCGACACCGCGGGCAGACTGCACACCAAGACCGGTCTGATGGACGAATTGGGCAAGGTCAAGCGGGTCGTCGAGAAGAAGGCGCCGGTCGACGAGGTCTTGCTCGTGCTCGACGCCACCGTGGGCCAGAACGGGCTCACGCAGGCGCGGGTGTTCGCCGAAGTCGTCGACATCACGGGTGTGGTCCTGACCAAGCTGGACGGCACCGCCAAGGGCGGCATCGTGTTCCATGTGCAGGAAGAGCTCGGTGTACCGGTGAAGCTCGTCGGCCTCGGAGAGGGCGCCGACGACCTGGCGCCGTTCGAGCCGGAGGCATTTGTCGACGCGTTGCTGTAG
- a CDS encoding P-II family nitrogen regulator has protein sequence MKLITAIVKPFTLEDVKAGLEQAGILGMTVSEVQGYGRQKGHTEVYRGAEYSVDFVPKVRVEVVVDDAAVDKVVDVIVEAARTGKIGDGKVWVSPVESVVRVRTGERGADAL, from the coding sequence ATGAAGCTGATCACCGCAATCGTGAAACCGTTCACGCTTGAGGACGTCAAAGCAGGTTTGGAGCAGGCCGGAATCCTGGGTATGACCGTGAGTGAGGTCCAGGGCTACGGACGGCAGAAGGGCCACACCGAGGTGTACCGCGGCGCCGAGTACTCGGTGGACTTCGTACCCAAGGTCCGCGTCGAGGTCGTCGTCGACGACGCGGCGGTGGACAAGGTCGTGGACGTCATCGTGGAGGCCGCACGCACCGGCAAGATCGGTGACGGAAAGGTGTGGGTGTCGCCGGTCGAGTCGGTCGTTCGCGTCCGCACCGGTGAGCGCGGCGCCGACGCGCTGTAA
- a CDS encoding ammonium transporter, with the protein MVLALPDDAFAVPDAGNTAWMLASASMVLLMTPALAFFYGGLSRGKSVLNMMMMSFGSIATVSVVYVLWGFSMAFGNGITGDDDIWGVFSNPFALFGSNQLMETKEVTQGGEAVEQVVTGGLTIPSTVFLAFQLTFAVITVALISGSLAERVKFSTWLVFSVVWATIVYFPLSHMVWGGGIMSGAENGFASWMFGTTDGAATVAPIDFAGGTVVHINAGMAGLVLAVIVGSRAGFGKTAYRPHNIPFVMLGAALLWFGWFGFNAGSELAADMVAGKVWINTTAATAAAMIGWLAVEWVRDRHPTSVGAASGIVAGLVAITPACGALTPVGSMILGVVAGILSALAISLKNKFGYDDSLDVVGVHLVSGLWGTIGIGLLAEETGLFYGHDYKQLVVQIVIALFALVFTGVLTAIIALVLKPLGWKVSQEDEHNGIDEAEHAETAYELA; encoded by the coding sequence GTGGTTTTGGCACTGCCAGACGATGCTTTCGCAGTTCCAGATGCCGGCAATACAGCGTGGATGCTCGCCAGTGCGTCGATGGTTCTGCTGATGACGCCGGCATTGGCCTTCTTTTACGGGGGGCTATCGCGGGGCAAGTCGGTTCTGAACATGATGATGATGTCCTTCGGCTCGATCGCGACCGTCAGTGTCGTGTACGTGCTGTGGGGCTTCTCGATGGCTTTCGGTAATGGCATCACAGGCGACGACGACATCTGGGGCGTCTTCTCGAACCCGTTCGCGCTCTTCGGGTCCAATCAGTTGATGGAGACCAAAGAGGTGACCCAGGGCGGGGAGGCGGTCGAGCAGGTCGTCACCGGCGGGCTCACGATCCCGTCGACGGTGTTCCTCGCATTCCAGCTGACCTTCGCGGTCATCACGGTCGCACTCATCTCGGGCTCACTCGCCGAGCGCGTGAAGTTCTCGACGTGGCTGGTGTTCTCGGTCGTCTGGGCGACGATCGTGTACTTCCCGCTGTCGCACATGGTCTGGGGCGGCGGCATCATGTCCGGCGCCGAGAACGGCTTCGCCTCATGGATGTTCGGCACCACCGACGGCGCAGCGACTGTCGCGCCGATCGACTTCGCCGGCGGCACCGTGGTCCACATCAACGCCGGTATGGCAGGCCTCGTGCTCGCGGTGATCGTCGGTTCCCGTGCCGGATTCGGCAAGACCGCCTACCGGCCGCACAACATCCCGTTCGTGATGCTCGGTGCGGCCCTCCTGTGGTTCGGATGGTTCGGATTCAACGCCGGATCGGAACTCGCCGCCGACATGGTCGCAGGCAAGGTGTGGATCAACACGACAGCGGCCACCGCCGCCGCGATGATCGGCTGGCTTGCCGTTGAGTGGGTTCGCGATCGGCACCCCACCTCGGTCGGTGCGGCATCGGGCATCGTCGCGGGTCTGGTCGCCATCACGCCGGCCTGTGGGGCGCTGACCCCGGTCGGATCGATGATCCTGGGTGTCGTCGCCGGTATCCTGTCCGCGCTCGCCATCAGCCTGAAGAACAAGTTCGGCTACGACGACTCGCTCGACGTCGTCGGTGTGCACCTCGTCTCGGGTCTCTGGGGCACGATCGGCATCGGATTGCTGGCCGAGGAGACCGGTCTGTTCTACGGACACGACTACAAGCAGCTCGTTGTGCAGATCGTGATCGCACTCTTCGCCCTGGTGTTCACCGGTGTCCTCACCGCGATCATCGCGCTGGTCCTCAAGCCGCTGGGCTGGAAGGTCAGCCAGGAAGACGAGCACAACGGCATCGACGAGGCGGAACATGCGGAGACGGCATATGAACTCGCATGA